TCCGCCGCAGAATCATGTTCGCACTACCGCGGGAACGCGGCATCATTCGCTTGAAAGTCGGGGCGCCATCCACGCGAGATTCGCTCACGACCAGATCTTCCACATCGCGGGCCCCGCGGTCGCTGGCATTACCCAGCGCACTCTTGAGGACCTGTTCCAACAGCCGAGCTCCCCGGTTCGGGAGAAACTTCAGCGATTGCAGCGCTTCATCGGCGGATTTGCCGCGAATCATGTCCGCGAACGGACGAATCTTTCGGGGAGTCATATCCGCGAAGCGATGTATGGCTTTGTAGTTCATAGTTCAGTCCTCGAATCCCGCTTCCGAAGCAGGAGATTCGCTTATTTGCCTGGGGCAGCCTTGGCCTTCCCACCACTGTGACCTTTGAATACCCGAGTCGGAGAAAATTCCCCCAACTTGTGACCGACCATTTCTTCGGTCACGTACACTTTGATGAAGTTTTTGCCATTATGAACTTCGAAGGTCACGCCCACGAAATCCGGCAAAATCGTACAGTCACGGGACCAGGTCTTGATCGGAGCTCGGGCGCCCGATTTACCAGTCTTCTCCACCTTCGCCAGAAGCTTAGGATCGAAGTACGGTCCTTTTTTCGATGAACGGCTCATGCCCGTCCGCCTCCCCAAAATCTTCTATTACCCCGAAAAAGGGGAAGAGAAGATGATATCGACCACATAACAGACCGGCGATAGCGCGCTTGCCGGATCGTTCTAAAATTTATTCGAATCACGAACCCGCGAACCGCGGTCCCGAACGTCGTCGTCGGATGATCGCATTGTTCGATGGTTTGCGCTTCTTACGCGTTTTTCCACCCTTCGCCAGCACGGCTGTCGGCGAACAGGGATTTCGACCCCCGGAGGTACGGCCTTCACCGCCCCCCATCGGGTGATCGACCGGGTTCATCGACACGCCGCGGTTGTGGGGCTTGCGACCCAACCAACGCTTGCGGCCGGCTTTACCCAGCGAGATATTCATATGATCCGGATTCGACAGCGATCCGATCGTGGCCCGGCAGGAAGACGGCATACGGCGGGTTTCGCCCGAAGGCAGCGTTACCTGAGCCCAGTCGCCTTCGCGAGCAGTCAACACGGCCGAACCACCTGCGGTCCGGCAGATCTGGCCGCCTCGACCCGGCTGCATTTCGACGTTGTGAATCGTCATGCCGACCGGAACCTTCTTCAGCGGCATGCTGTTACCCAATCGGGGTTCCACGCTCTCACCGCTGGCCACCGTATCATCCGCTTTCAGTCCGTTCGGGGCCAAGATGTAACTCTTGGTTCCGTCTTCGTACTGAATCAAAGCGATTCGAGCGCTTCGGTTGGGATCGTATTCAATCGAAAGCACCTTGGCGGGTGAATCGTCTTTCTTGCGCTTGAAGTCGATCAAACGCAACATCCGCTTGTGCCCACCCCCACGGAACCGGACACAGACCACGCCCTGGTTGTTTCGGCCACCGGACTTCTTCTTCGGGACGAGCAGTGACTTTTCCGGCTTATTCGCGCGAGGCGTTGTGCACTCGGCGAAGTCGCTCACGGAACCGGCACGACGGCCTGCGGAAGTCGGTTTGTATTGTCGAATGCCCATATAGCCTCTCTGGCTTAATGCTTTAGCTTTCCGCTAATTAGCCGTCAGTTTTCAGCGATCCGCTGTCCACTAACCGACTACTTTCTCAATCTTTGATCCAACTCATCAGGCAGTCCTGAACTCAGAGACTGCTCGCCGTCGATCGCTCTTAGAAGAACTCAATCTTGTCTTCTTCGTGGAGCGTCACCACGGCCTTCTTCCAATCGGGCTGCTGACCCATGGTCGTTTTGAAGCGTCGCTTCTTGCCGTGGCGAATCTGGGTGTTCACGCCGGTGACCCGGACATTGAACATCTGCTCGACCGCCCCTTTGATGTCCGTCTTGGTCGCTATCGGGCTTACCTGGAAGGTATACGCGTTATAGCGAGTGCTCTGGTGAGTTCCCTTTTCGGTCACCAGCGGTCGCAGCAGAACCTGATAGGGTTCGAGAACGACCCCGGTCGGTCCCGCCTTGGGAATCTTCCGCTTCTTGTTCTTTGGCCGATATTTTTTCGGTCTTGGTCGTGTGTTCATGTTCGATTACTCCCCGGCTTTCAAAGGCTTGGGATGACGAAGCGCTTCCAGCGCTGCCTTGGTCAGCACCAGGTGTTTCTTGCCCAGCACGGCGTGGCTATTCAGTTCCGTTGCCGGCAGAACTTTCACGCCTTCGATGTTGCGGGCCGACTTGTAGACGTTGGTGTCGGTTCCGTTGGTCCCGATCAGACACTTCGTAACGTTCAAGGTCTTCAGCAACGAGGCGATTTCCTTGGTCTTCGGGGCCGTCATGCTCAGTTCGTCGATGACGATGGTTTCTTTGTCCCGCAGTTTGGCCAGGATGGCCATTCGGGTAGCGATCTTGATCGCTTTTTTGGGCAGGTGATATTCGTAATCGCGAGGCTTGGGACCTTTAGCGGTACCGCCCCCACGTCGTTTGTTCGTGCGTTTGGTACCGGCACGGGCGTTGCCCGTACCTTTCTGTCGGAAGATTTTTTTGCTCGAACCGGACACTTCGCCGCGGCGGAGCGTATGGTGATTACCTTCGCGAAGATTGGCCTGGTACATCACAACTGCTTCGTGGAGCAGTCGGGGGCTGATTTTACCGCCGAATTCCTTCGCATCGACACTGATGGTGCCGACCGACTGACCCTGGCGGTTATAAACCGGCACTTCGATAGCACCGGTAATCAATTCCACGTGTTCGGACATATCCACTTTCCTTTCAGCCCCTTTGCATAGGCTGACGGTGGCGACAAGAGCCCCCAGATAAATTTCTGCAGGAGAAATTCACCCGTTTCGCTCGAGCTGTTGGAGGCACCGAGTCGAAATTTCCCCGGCAAACCTCTTTGCCTTTATAACTGGGGAATAAGATTATAAGACACTAACACCGAGTTTCAAGCAGCGCCTGGAGCGTTCTGCTGAGCCATAACCCGAATCTTGATATCCACACCGGGGGGAAGGCTGAGGCCCTTGTTCAGAGCTTCAATGGTCTTGCCCGTAGGCTGGAGGATATCGATGACCCGCTTGTGAGTCCGAATTTCAAACTGTTCGCGGGATTTGCGGTCGATGTGAGGAGATCGCAA
The genomic region above belongs to Telmatocola sphagniphila and contains:
- the rplV gene encoding 50S ribosomal protein L22, which codes for MNYKAIHRFADMTPRKIRPFADMIRGKSADEALQSLKFLPNRGARLLEQVLKSALGNASDRGARDVEDLVVSESRVDGAPTFKRMMPRSRGSANMILRRMAHIHITLSDEAES
- the rpsS gene encoding 30S ribosomal protein S19, encoding MSRSSKKGPYFDPKLLAKVEKTGKSGARAPIKTWSRDCTILPDFVGVTFEVHNGKNFIKVYVTEEMVGHKLGEFSPTRVFKGHSGGKAKAAPGK
- the rplB gene encoding 50S ribosomal protein L2, whose protein sequence is MGIRQYKPTSAGRRAGSVSDFAECTTPRANKPEKSLLVPKKKSGGRNNQGVVCVRFRGGGHKRMLRLIDFKRKKDDSPAKVLSIEYDPNRSARIALIQYEDGTKSYILAPNGLKADDTVASGESVEPRLGNSMPLKKVPVGMTIHNVEMQPGRGGQICRTAGGSAVLTAREGDWAQVTLPSGETRRMPSSCRATIGSLSNPDHMNISLGKAGRKRWLGRKPHNRGVSMNPVDHPMGGGEGRTSGGRNPCSPTAVLAKGGKTRKKRKPSNNAIIRRRRSGPRFAGS
- the rplW gene encoding 50S ribosomal protein L23; this encodes MNTRPRPKKYRPKNKKRKIPKAGPTGVVLEPYQVLLRPLVTEKGTHQSTRYNAYTFQVSPIATKTDIKGAVEQMFNVRVTGVNTQIRHGKKRRFKTTMGQQPDWKKAVVTLHEEDKIEFF
- the rplD gene encoding 50S ribosomal protein L4, with translation MSEHVELITGAIEVPVYNRQGQSVGTISVDAKEFGGKISPRLLHEAVVMYQANLREGNHHTLRRGEVSGSSKKIFRQKGTGNARAGTKRTNKRRGGGTAKGPKPRDYEYHLPKKAIKIATRMAILAKLRDKETIVIDELSMTAPKTKEIASLLKTLNVTKCLIGTNGTDTNVYKSARNIEGVKVLPATELNSHAVLGKKHLVLTKAALEALRHPKPLKAGE
- the rpsJ gene encoding 30S ribosomal protein S10, with the translated sequence MAQTLNERIRIRMEGYDHEMLDRTAAEIVDTATRTGADVHGPIPLPTRIERYTVLRSPHIDRKSREQFEIRTHKRVIDILQPTGKTIEALNKGLSLPPGVDIKIRVMAQQNAPGAA